In one window of Pseudanabaena sp. BC1403 DNA:
- a CDS encoding ThiF family adenylyltransferase, whose translation MTDWLQRTELLIGADGVNKLKCANVLVVGMGGVGSFAAEFLCRAGIGKMTIVDGDRVDPSNKNRQIVALNSTVDIHKADVMAARMHDINPDIQLTVIKEFLTPDLMMELVTTKFDWVLDCIDSLQPKLYFLGAAATNGVKVASSMGAGGRVDPQKIRIAPIFETDCCRFAYKIRKGLRRKGFANANIIAVYSEELVNRDSLQLTDGSNFKRSYYGTISYLPALFGLNLASIVIRDLIS comes from the coding sequence ATGACAGATTGGCTACAACGAACAGAATTACTAATTGGTGCAGATGGCGTAAACAAACTCAAATGCGCCAATGTTTTAGTCGTTGGCATGGGCGGGGTGGGGAGTTTTGCAGCCGAGTTTTTATGCCGAGCTGGGATTGGCAAAATGACAATAGTCGATGGCGATCGCGTTGATCCTTCTAATAAAAATCGTCAGATTGTGGCGCTCAATAGCACAGTCGATATTCATAAAGCCGATGTCATGGCAGCACGAATGCATGATATTAATCCAGACATACAACTAACGGTTATCAAAGAATTTCTTACCCCAGACCTAATGATGGAACTAGTAACAACTAAGTTTGATTGGGTACTAGACTGCATTGATAGCTTGCAGCCCAAACTTTATTTCCTTGGTGCAGCAGCTACTAATGGCGTAAAAGTGGCAAGTAGTATGGGAGCAGGTGGGCGAGTCGATCCGCAAAAGATAAGAATTGCACCAATTTTTGAAACTGATTGTTGCAGGTTTGCTTACAAAATCCGTAAAGGTCTACGCCGAAAAGGGTTTGCTAATGCAAATATTATTGCAGTATATTCTGAAGAATTAGTAAATCGTGATTCGCTGCAACTAACCGATGGCAGTAATTTTAAGCGATCATATTACGGCACAATTTCCTATTTGCCTGCTCTGTTTGGATTAAATCTAGCCAGTATAGTGATTCGGGATCTCATAAGCTAA
- a CDS encoding pentapeptide repeat-containing protein, protein MTLPSHAALTKAELLERYAKGDRNFGQSHLHDSDMQGVSLHGIDLSESILTHINFSGADLRGADFGWADLSSANLEKVDLRGAILTRADLSKANLRGANLLKADLSLAKLDHTKLSGTIMPDGSMHQ, encoded by the coding sequence ATGACCTTACCTTCTCATGCTGCGCTGACCAAAGCCGAACTACTTGAGCGTTATGCTAAAGGTGATCGTAACTTTGGGCAATCACATTTACATGACAGTGATATGCAAGGTGTCTCTTTACACGGCATTGATCTAAGCGAATCAATTTTGACTCACATTAACTTTAGTGGTGCTGATCTCCGCGGGGCTGATTTTGGCTGGGCAGATCTGAGCAGTGCAAATCTCGAAAAAGTAGATTTGCGAGGTGCAATTTTGACGAGAGCAGATTTAAGTAAAGCTAATCTAAGAGGTGCAAACCTATTGAAAGCAGATCTTAGTCTGGCCAAATTAGATCATACAAAGTTAAGTGGAACAATCATGCCTGATGGTTCTATGCATCAATGA